A genomic stretch from uncultured Cohaesibacter sp. includes:
- the flgF gene encoding flagellar basal-body rod protein FlgF yields the protein MENLQLIGLTRQMVLRRKMDTIANNLANINTAGYKSDNLLFKEYVMPVAEMNDFRSSDKKLSYVQDDVIVLEFEPGSIVATGNPANAAINDDSSFFVVNTPQGERYTRNGEFEINGQGQLVTTEGYQVQGVDGPINVTPEDTNFEIARDGLITSDQGQVGQLQVVTFDNLQTLKKEGKSLFIGENPVAVEDPSIMGGHVEQSNVHGVVEISRMIEVSRSYGSLSKALKATNDLRENAIDKLGRLNA from the coding sequence ATGGAGAACCTACAACTTATAGGTCTGACGCGGCAGATGGTTCTGCGGCGCAAAATGGATACAATCGCCAACAACTTGGCGAATATCAACACAGCAGGCTACAAATCAGACAACCTGCTGTTCAAGGAATATGTCATGCCCGTGGCCGAAATGAACGATTTTCGGTCTTCGGACAAGAAGCTGTCCTATGTTCAGGATGACGTGATCGTCCTCGAATTCGAGCCCGGCTCGATCGTGGCGACCGGCAACCCGGCCAATGCGGCTATCAATGACGATTCTTCATTCTTCGTCGTCAACACTCCTCAAGGAGAGCGCTACACGCGAAACGGCGAATTCGAAATCAACGGACAGGGCCAGCTGGTAACGACAGAAGGCTATCAGGTTCAGGGTGTAGACGGCCCGATCAACGTAACACCCGAAGACACCAACTTCGAGATTGCCCGTGACGGTCTGATCACATCAGATCAGGGGCAAGTGGGGCAGCTGCAGGTCGTCACCTTCGACAATCTGCAAACCCTTAAGAAGGAAGGCAAGTCGCTCTTTATCGGAGAGAACCCGGTTGCCGTTGAAGATCCCAGCATTATGGGTGGCCATGTTGAACAATCCAACGTGCATGGCGTAGTTGAAATTTCCCGCATGATTGAAGTCTCACGCTCCTACGGATCTTTGTCCAAGGCGCTGAAGGCAACCAACGATCTGCGCGAGAACGCAATTGACAAACTCGGCAGACTGAATGCCTGA
- a CDS encoding DUF6468 domain-containing protein, which produces MSAGMMIELLVAFLLVLTIGYCMTLNRRLKRLRNDEEALRATIAELITATEIAERAILGLKATAGDCDKNLAHRLMEAERLASELQYYVSQGEGVVGRLVKISDAVRSGAAAPQKLASHAALERDVEYDRVNNGYRGVSAHAHYEAMEREQSAPVVEAVEKPRNLKDVAAATSERLMAIRQKRGVAA; this is translated from the coding sequence ATGTCTGCTGGAATGATGATTGAATTGCTTGTCGCCTTTTTGCTCGTTCTGACGATTGGCTATTGCATGACGCTGAATCGTCGGCTGAAGCGATTGCGCAATGATGAAGAAGCCTTGCGGGCGACCATTGCGGAATTGATTACTGCGACCGAAATTGCCGAGCGTGCCATTCTGGGCCTTAAGGCGACCGCAGGCGATTGCGATAAGAATTTGGCTCATCGCTTGATGGAAGCGGAACGGCTGGCTTCAGAGTTGCAATATTATGTGTCCCAAGGGGAAGGTGTTGTTGGTCGTCTGGTCAAGATTTCCGACGCTGTGCGGAGCGGCGCTGCTGCACCACAGAAATTGGCTTCGCATGCCGCTTTGGAGCGCGATGTCGAGTATGATCGGGTGAATAACGGCTACCGTGGTGTTTCAGCTCATGCGCATTATGAAGCAATGGAGCGGGAACAGTCTGCCCCTGTGGTGGAAGCGGTCGAGAAGCCGCGGAATCTCAAGGATGTAGCTGCGGCGACATCTGAACGCTTGATGGCTATCAGGCAAAAAAGAGGTGTTGCGGCATGA
- the flgA gene encoding flagellar basal body P-ring formation chaperone FlgA, whose protein sequence is MNRYLERKAAAFGRIVKASSLIALTVGASLLAAQPAMATTFDADTAILKQNVTVETRLVTLGDLFQNAGSFANKAVFRAPSLGQSGTIQADRVVDAALQAGLSKITTNNISVVRVERSSELVTEADILNKLKAQLKAKGYVDTTAKIDVELNTHLADQHAAPGGLSPFEITSLRYDRVSGRFMAGLQIFGRADLGTIRLSGQAMETVMVPVLSRAVRRGEIISKSDITLTPMPRLKAQVSSAATLEEIIGKATRQSLRSGAIANAAYFTEPDMVKRSDMVTIIFNAGNLNLSIMGKALSDGSKGDVIAVQNSQTNRVIRAEVIGHGLLEISQPSNIVASLGAN, encoded by the coding sequence TTGAACAGATATTTGGAACGCAAGGCTGCGGCATTTGGACGGATCGTCAAGGCGTCCAGCCTTATCGCATTGACCGTAGGGGCTTCTCTGTTGGCCGCTCAGCCTGCAATGGCAACCACCTTTGATGCCGATACCGCGATCCTGAAACAGAATGTCACCGTCGAGACCCGTCTGGTTACTCTGGGTGACCTTTTCCAGAATGCAGGATCCTTCGCAAACAAGGCGGTTTTTCGTGCTCCTTCTTTGGGTCAAAGCGGCACCATTCAGGCAGACCGCGTGGTTGACGCAGCCCTCCAGGCTGGCCTTAGCAAGATCACGACCAACAATATTTCTGTTGTCCGGGTCGAACGCTCATCTGAGCTGGTCACCGAAGCGGACATCCTCAACAAGCTCAAAGCCCAGTTGAAGGCAAAGGGATATGTCGATACCACTGCCAAGATTGATGTCGAACTGAACACCCATTTGGCCGACCAGCACGCCGCTCCCGGTGGCCTGAGCCCATTTGAAATCACGAGCCTGCGCTACGACCGGGTAAGCGGACGCTTCATGGCCGGTCTACAGATCTTTGGCCGTGCCGATCTGGGCACCATTCGCCTCAGCGGTCAAGCCATGGAAACCGTCATGGTTCCGGTGCTAAGCCGCGCGGTGCGTCGTGGAGAAATCATCTCGAAGTCTGACATCACGCTCACCCCGATGCCGCGTCTGAAAGCACAAGTATCAAGCGCCGCAACCTTGGAAGAGATCATCGGCAAAGCGACCCGTCAGTCCCTGCGCTCAGGTGCCATTGCCAATGCCGCCTACTTCACCGAACCAGACATGGTCAAACGATCGGACATGGTCACCATCATCTTCAATGCAGGCAACCTCAATCTCTCCATCATGGGCAAAGCCCTCTCCGATGGCTCAAAGGGGGATGTCATCGCGGTTCAGAATTCCCAGACCAACCGCGTCATTCGCGCCGAAGTCATCGGACATGGCCTTCTTGAGATCAGCCAGCCCTCGAACATTGTCGCATCCCTTGGAGCCAACTAA
- a CDS encoding flagellar assembly protein FliX, with protein sequence MRVQGGSGTKHIGKTGKAGASKSSSGSFSVPEETQNATRSQQTSQSSAVQDMSSLLALQTVDDALHGKRRKAVRKGNKMLDLLEEVRMGILCGTLPLAVLQQLERLAGDHEPTGDERIDALIEEIALRAQVEVAKLEAVSKN encoded by the coding sequence ATGCGAGTTCAAGGTGGATCTGGAACAAAGCATATCGGAAAGACTGGCAAGGCCGGGGCGTCCAAGTCATCCTCGGGCAGTTTCTCTGTGCCAGAAGAAACGCAGAATGCAACCCGATCCCAACAGACATCCCAAAGCAGTGCGGTGCAGGACATGTCTTCGCTGCTTGCGTTGCAGACCGTTGATGATGCTCTTCATGGTAAGCGCCGCAAGGCCGTGCGCAAGGGCAACAAGATGTTGGATTTGCTGGAGGAAGTGCGCATGGGCATTCTTTGCGGCACCCTTCCTCTTGCGGTTCTGCAACAGCTGGAGCGTCTGGCTGGTGATCACGAGCCGACCGGGGATGAGCGAATCGATGCTCTTATTGAAGAAATCGCTCTGAGAGCTCAAGTTGAAGTCGCAAAACTTGAAGCTGTTTCCAAAAACTGA
- the fliP gene encoding flagellar type III secretion system pore protein FliP (The bacterial flagellar biogenesis protein FliP forms a type III secretion system (T3SS)-type pore required for flagellar assembly.), whose product MSFITIAAFCMVIFPNPAFAQQLSIGFGDDLTLTERAVQLVALITVLSLAPSILIMVTSFTRIVVVLSLLRSALGLQTSPPNTVMVSLALFLTAFIMAPTFEEAYKTGIEPLVQGTIEAPEAFDLTSKPFHLFMRKHVRENDLALFLDMANQEAPETPEDVSLRVLVPAFMISELRRGFEIGFLIYLPFIIIDLVVASILMSMGMMMLPPVVISLPFKLIFFVLIDGWNLITGSLVRSFLGG is encoded by the coding sequence ATGAGTTTCATCACCATCGCAGCCTTCTGCATGGTGATATTTCCCAATCCGGCCTTTGCACAGCAGCTATCGATCGGCTTTGGGGATGATCTGACCTTGACAGAGCGGGCAGTTCAGCTGGTCGCTCTGATCACGGTCCTTTCGCTTGCCCCCTCGATCCTGATCATGGTGACCTCTTTCACCCGGATCGTCGTGGTTCTGTCTCTGCTGCGCTCGGCGCTTGGCCTGCAAACCTCACCGCCCAACACGGTGATGGTTTCGCTTGCGCTATTTTTGACGGCCTTCATCATGGCCCCCACCTTTGAAGAGGCCTATAAAACCGGCATCGAACCGCTGGTACAGGGCACGATTGAAGCCCCTGAGGCATTCGATCTCACGTCTAAACCATTCCATCTTTTCATGCGCAAGCATGTGCGGGAAAATGACCTTGCGCTCTTCCTTGACATGGCCAATCAGGAAGCTCCTGAAACGCCGGAAGACGTAAGCCTGCGTGTTCTTGTTCCGGCCTTCATGATCAGTGAATTGAGGCGTGGCTTCGAGATCGGTTTCCTGATCTACCTGCCTTTCATCATCATCGATCTTGTGGTTGCCTCCATCCTCATGTCGATGGGTATGATGATGCTGCCGCCAGTGGTGATTTCACTGCCATTCAAGCTCATATTCTTCGTGCTGATTGATGGCTGGAATCTGATCACAGGGTCGCTGGTGCGAAGTTTCCTGGGAGGCTAG
- the dksA gene encoding RNA polymerase-binding protein DksA: MSIEIESDYRPSDSEPFMNERQIEYFRLKLQKWKDDILKESRETLQHLQNENSNHPDLVDRASSETDRAIELRARDRQRKLISKIDAALKRIEDGSYGYCEDTGEPISLKRLDARPTATLSIEAQERHERREKVYRDD; the protein is encoded by the coding sequence ATGTCGATCGAGATAGAGAGTGACTATCGTCCTTCGGACAGTGAGCCCTTCATGAACGAACGGCAAATTGAATATTTTCGTCTGAAGCTGCAAAAGTGGAAAGATGATATTTTGAAAGAAAGCCGTGAGACTTTACAACATCTTCAGAATGAGAATTCGAACCATCCTGATCTTGTTGACAGAGCCTCTTCGGAAACTGACCGGGCGATCGAATTGCGCGCACGTGACCGGCAGCGAAAACTTATATCCAAAATTGATGCAGCCTTGAAGCGGATTGAAGACGGGTCCTACGGTTATTGCGAGGATACCGGGGAACCAATTTCGCTCAAGCGTCTGGATGCGCGTCCAACGGCCACTTTGTCCATTGAAGCGCAGGAACGCCACGAGCGCAGAGAGAAGGTCTATCGGGACGATTGA
- the flgH gene encoding flagellar basal body L-ring protein FlgH, translating into MKTRHILTVCLMASALSACGAGERLKNIGKAPALAAIDNPTTQKGYKPVQMPMPTVEPAAYSPNSLWQTGSRKFFKDQRANKVGDILTVEVSITDSAKIDNKTSRSRSGSDNVGLTGSVGSVLGSALSGINEIDATNLANASSTSSSEGAGAIDRSEAITTSVAAVVLQVLPNGNLVIEGRQEIRVNFEVREILVAGIVRPEDIASDNTIESEKIAEARIAYGGRGQLSDVQQPRYGQQVMDVILPF; encoded by the coding sequence ATGAAAACGAGACATATTTTGACAGTCTGCCTCATGGCTTCCGCGCTCAGCGCATGTGGTGCAGGTGAACGTTTGAAAAATATCGGCAAAGCCCCTGCTCTGGCTGCTATCGACAATCCGACGACCCAGAAAGGCTATAAGCCCGTGCAGATGCCGATGCCAACAGTGGAGCCGGCAGCCTATAGCCCGAACTCGCTCTGGCAGACAGGATCGCGCAAATTCTTCAAGGATCAGCGCGCCAATAAAGTCGGCGACATCCTTACTGTTGAGGTCAGCATCACCGACAGCGCCAAGATCGACAACAAAACCTCCCGCAGCCGCAGCGGCAGCGACAATGTTGGCCTCACAGGCTCGGTCGGCTCCGTTTTGGGCAGTGCCCTGTCCGGCATCAATGAGATTGACGCAACCAATCTGGCCAACGCATCATCCACCTCCTCTTCTGAAGGCGCAGGTGCAATCGACCGGTCTGAGGCCATTACGACATCCGTTGCTGCCGTTGTTCTTCAGGTCTTGCCAAATGGCAACCTTGTCATCGAAGGCCGACAGGAAATCCGGGTCAACTTCGAAGTGCGAGAAATTCTTGTCGCCGGTATCGTCCGGCCTGAAGACATCGCATCGGACAACACCATTGAATCGGAAAAAATTGCCGAAGCACGCATTGCCTATGGTGGCCGCGGCCAACTCTCCGATGTTCAGCAACCTCGCTATGGCCAGCAAGTCATGGATGTCATCCTGCCATTCTAA
- a CDS encoding flagellar basal body-associated FliL family protein: MSEENENDEEEGGSGGSKKKLIAIAAIALVLLIGSGGAAYFFLFSSSSSDGLVEPANDPNAEPESKAYFYDLPEMTVNLNSQNRRAQYLRLKVSLELISQEQAQKIEPFMPRVLDAFQVYLRELRTRDLEGSAGLFRLKRELLKRINDAIYPVKVNDILFKEILIQ, translated from the coding sequence ATGTCGGAAGAGAATGAAAATGATGAAGAAGAGGGTGGCTCCGGCGGTAGTAAAAAGAAGCTGATTGCCATTGCAGCCATCGCACTCGTGCTGCTGATCGGTAGCGGCGGTGCGGCCTATTTTTTCCTGTTCTCGTCTTCCTCGTCTGATGGATTGGTTGAGCCCGCGAATGATCCGAATGCAGAGCCGGAGAGCAAGGCCTATTTCTACGATCTGCCTGAAATGACTGTGAATTTGAACTCACAGAACCGTCGGGCGCAATATCTGCGCTTGAAGGTGTCTCTGGAGTTGATCAGTCAGGAGCAGGCGCAAAAGATCGAGCCCTTCATGCCTCGGGTGCTGGATGCTTTTCAGGTTTATTTGCGCGAGCTGAGGACACGCGATCTGGAAGGGTCTGCTGGTCTGTTTCGGCTTAAAAGAGAATTGTTGAAACGGATCAATGATGCGATTTATCCGGTTAAAGTGAATGATATTCTGTTCAAGGAAATCCTGATTCAGTAG
- the fliM gene encoding flagellar motor switch protein FliM: MADDDDSVDLMADWGAALEEQGAGSADEMAAQWAAMIDEPMDGDENSSRGADRVLNQEEIDNLLGFSLDDGFAGERSGVRALIDSAIVSYERLPMLEIVFDRLVRMTTTSLRNFTSDNVEVSLDSITSIRFGDYLNSIPLPAILTVFKAEEWDNLGLITVDSSLIYSIIDVLLGGGRGTSAIRVEGRPYTTIELNLVRQMIDIVLEDAEAAFAPLSPVNFTLERLETNPRFAAISRPANAAILVELRIDMEDRGGKIEMLLPYATIEPIRDLLLQMFMGEKFGRDPIWEGHLATEVYHSQINVDALLFEKKMSLNEIMKLDVGQTLMLDSGPNDPVRLKCGNVYLTKGVMGQHNGNISVQVSNKLAKPKMTLSAFEKAAQGGSGKGE; this comes from the coding sequence ATGGCTGACGATGATGACAGCGTAGACCTGATGGCCGATTGGGGCGCCGCTCTGGAAGAGCAGGGTGCCGGTAGTGCCGATGAAATGGCGGCTCAATGGGCGGCTATGATCGACGAACCGATGGACGGGGATGAAAATTCCTCGCGCGGCGCCGATCGTGTGCTCAATCAGGAAGAAATCGATAACCTGCTCGGCTTCAGCCTGGATGATGGCTTTGCCGGTGAGCGCAGCGGTGTGCGTGCGCTTATCGATTCCGCTATCGTTTCCTATGAACGTCTTCCCATGCTGGAAATCGTGTTCGACCGCTTGGTCAGAATGACGACCACCAGCTTGCGCAATTTTACATCGGACAACGTTGAGGTGTCTCTGGATTCCATCACCTCGATCCGCTTCGGTGACTATCTGAACTCCATTCCGCTGCCTGCCATCCTGACTGTGTTCAAGGCTGAGGAGTGGGACAATCTGGGGCTGATTACCGTTGACTCCAGCCTGATCTATTCCATCATTGATGTGTTGCTTGGTGGTGGGCGCGGCACTTCCGCGATCCGCGTCGAAGGGCGCCCTTATACGACAATCGAACTCAATCTGGTGCGCCAGATGATCGATATTGTCCTTGAGGATGCAGAGGCAGCCTTTGCACCGCTGTCGCCGGTCAATTTCACGCTGGAGCGTCTGGAAACGAACCCGCGCTTTGCGGCCATTTCTCGCCCCGCTAATGCGGCCATTCTGGTTGAGCTGCGCATCGATATGGAAGATCGTGGCGGCAAGATTGAAATGCTGCTGCCCTATGCGACCATCGAACCGATCCGTGACCTTCTGTTGCAGATGTTCATGGGGGAGAAATTCGGGCGGGACCCCATTTGGGAAGGGCATCTGGCAACGGAAGTCTACCACTCGCAAATCAATGTCGATGCACTTCTGTTTGAAAAGAAGATGTCTCTCAACGAGATTATGAAGCTGGATGTGGGGCAGACCTTGATGCTGGATAGTGGTCCCAATGACCCTGTTCGGCTGAAATGTGGGAATGTCTATCTGACCAAAGGGGTCATGGGACAGCATAACGGGAATATCTCCGTACAGGTGTCCAATAAACTGGCTAAGCCGAAAATGACGCTTTCTGCGTTTGAAAAAGCCGCTCAGGGCGGATCTGGGAAGGGTGAGTAA
- the flgG gene encoding flagellar basal-body rod protein FlgG: MRALHIASTGMMAQERNVEVTSNNIANMRTTGYKKQRAQFQDLLYQDLRRSGSNTSAQGNQVPVGVQIGSGVRLAATSRIMSQGPLEGTDKELDVAIRGEGYFQITLPDGTTAYSRDGSFEIDSEGRLVTADGYVVQPGITFPDDTRNITISNDGEVQVTIGNSTENTTLGQFTLARFINKAGLEPMGDNLFLETNASGAPQVAVPNADGYGNLLQKYLEGANVNSVTEISDLIAAQRAYEMNSRVIQAADDMLSATSQLS, translated from the coding sequence ATGAGAGCCCTCCATATCGCATCCACTGGCATGATGGCGCAGGAACGCAACGTCGAGGTCACGTCGAACAACATCGCCAACATGCGGACCACTGGCTACAAGAAGCAACGTGCCCAGTTTCAGGATCTGCTTTATCAAGACTTACGCCGTTCAGGTTCGAACACCTCCGCACAGGGCAACCAAGTGCCCGTCGGGGTCCAGATCGGGTCCGGCGTAAGATTGGCAGCAACCTCGCGCATCATGTCGCAAGGGCCACTGGAAGGCACCGATAAGGAACTGGATGTTGCCATCCGTGGCGAAGGCTATTTCCAGATCACCCTGCCAGACGGCACGACAGCCTATTCACGCGACGGATCTTTCGAGATCGATAGCGAAGGAAGACTGGTGACGGCTGACGGCTACGTGGTACAGCCCGGCATCACCTTCCCCGATGACACACGCAACATCACCATCAGCAACGATGGCGAAGTTCAGGTCACCATCGGCAACAGCACCGAGAATACGACGCTGGGGCAGTTCACGTTGGCACGCTTCATCAATAAGGCTGGCCTGGAACCCATGGGGGACAACCTCTTTCTGGAGACCAATGCCAGCGGAGCACCGCAGGTCGCCGTTCCGAACGCAGACGGTTATGGCAATCTTCTGCAGAAATATCTGGAAGGCGCCAATGTGAACTCGGTTACCGAGATCTCGGATCTGATTGCAGCCCAGCGCGCCTATGAAATGAACTCCCGCGTCATTCAGGCAGCTGACGACATGCTCTCTGCAACTTCACAGCTAAGCTAG
- a CDS encoding flagellar biosynthetic protein FliO, translated as MLSIESGVLVQVLIGFGVILILIFLLTWIMKKLNLVSARIARQGEDPRLSIKEVIAVDHKRRLLLVRRDSVEHLLLIGGETDLLVEHGIPSQHTQASHPQMETTQAASVAHTHHQQASAPAPRMQAQHPAAPAPQPSQPASGGPSAPQMQRPQEPMQRPAPQPQTPAARTSGPGLAPPIHPAERNILQARESQARDQQPRAPRAQPQQGSMPAPQGLRPEQSRQEPMRDARPTATRPEHPLTPPSRGQHEPAPERNETANPASGPTADRVARPRPGPRIDPVMRAPSVQDKEVMPSVRATADETASTSPSNAERKDASSQEQAKQKPAAPDQDESTKPERSAPKHPAEEKLTEANGASLEKQAPTAKDVPPAEAESKTEETSKAPPQPSRTPDQASEQTPDQKPEAQAQRPRPRPQPQAPQPPQHLGHPAQTPEETGTDQGPASPERPQRPRPTAQPPQAPLDSPAPEQGQSSPSQADAQPKTGEPSSDETDQQPQMEPLSKSASYDDEINRLLNELSSEIKK; from the coding sequence ATGTTGAGCATTGAAAGCGGAGTGCTTGTTCAGGTCCTGATCGGCTTTGGCGTGATCCTGATTTTGATATTTCTTCTGACATGGATCATGAAAAAGCTGAATCTCGTATCGGCACGCATTGCCAGACAGGGTGAAGATCCAAGGCTGTCAATCAAGGAAGTGATCGCGGTGGATCACAAGCGTCGCCTGCTTTTGGTGCGGCGCGACAGTGTTGAGCATCTGTTGCTCATTGGCGGAGAAACCGACCTGTTGGTCGAGCATGGCATCCCTTCACAGCACACGCAGGCATCTCATCCACAGATGGAGACGACGCAGGCCGCATCCGTAGCACACACACATCATCAGCAGGCATCAGCTCCGGCCCCGCGCATGCAGGCTCAGCACCCGGCAGCTCCAGCTCCGCAACCTAGCCAACCGGCTTCAGGCGGCCCGTCTGCTCCTCAGATGCAACGTCCACAGGAGCCGATGCAAAGGCCAGCCCCTCAACCTCAAACACCTGCTGCCCGCACCAGTGGTCCCGGCCTGGCTCCTCCCATCCATCCGGCTGAACGGAATATCCTTCAGGCCAGAGAGTCTCAAGCCAGAGACCAGCAGCCAAGAGCCCCCCGGGCACAGCCCCAGCAGGGGTCAATGCCTGCCCCGCAAGGCCTGCGGCCTGAACAAAGCCGACAGGAGCCTATGCGAGACGCAAGGCCGACCGCGACTCGCCCGGAACACCCCCTCACCCCCCCAAGCCGAGGGCAACACGAGCCTGCTCCTGAGCGGAACGAAACTGCAAACCCGGCATCCGGGCCAACAGCAGACAGAGTGGCGCGCCCCCGTCCCGGCCCGCGCATAGACCCTGTGATGCGAGCTCCATCTGTGCAAGATAAAGAGGTCATGCCCTCGGTGCGCGCAACGGCCGACGAAACGGCTAGCACGTCCCCTTCCAACGCGGAACGGAAAGATGCCTCCTCTCAAGAGCAGGCAAAACAGAAGCCGGCTGCACCCGATCAGGATGAAAGCACGAAGCCGGAGCGTTCAGCTCCCAAGCACCCCGCTGAGGAGAAGCTCACTGAGGCCAACGGGGCCTCTTTAGAAAAGCAGGCTCCCACGGCAAAAGATGTGCCCCCTGCGGAAGCAGAAAGCAAAACCGAAGAGACAAGCAAGGCGCCCCCTCAGCCATCCCGAACGCCAGATCAAGCATCTGAACAGACGCCGGATCAAAAGCCAGAGGCTCAGGCGCAGCGCCCTCGACCCCGTCCGCAGCCACAAGCTCCCCAACCACCTCAACATCTTGGGCACCCCGCCCAAACGCCAGAGGAGACGGGAACAGATCAAGGCCCAGCTTCGCCAGAGCGCCCACAGCGCCCTCGACCGACGGCCCAGCCGCCACAAGCCCCTTTGGATAGCCCCGCACCTGAGCAGGGACAGTCGTCCCCTTCTCAGGCGGATGCGCAACCAAAGACCGGCGAGCCATCCTCAGACGAGACCGATCAGCAGCCCCAAATGGAGCCTCTATCCAAGTCAGCCTCTTATGATGATGAGATCAACAGGCTCTTGAATGAGCTTTCGAGCGAAATCAAAAAATGA